A window of Formosa sp. Hel1_31_208 contains these coding sequences:
- the rpsL gene encoding 30S ribosomal protein S12, whose translation MPTISQLVRKGRAKITKKSKSAALDSCPQRRGVCTRVYTTTPKKPNSAMRKVARVRLTNGNEVNAYIGGEGHNLQEHSIVLVRGGRVKDLPGVRYHIVRGALDTAGVAGRTQRRSKYGAKRPKK comes from the coding sequence ATGCCAACAATTTCACAATTAGTACGAAAAGGAAGAGCCAAAATAACTAAGAAGAGCAAATCGGCTGCTTTAGATTCGTGTCCACAAAGACGTGGTGTATGTACTCGTGTTTACACGACGACACCTAAGAAACCAAACTCAGCAATGCGTAAGGTAGCAAGGGTTCGTTTAACAAACGGAAACGAGGTTAATGCATACATCGGTGGTGAAGGACACAATTTACAGGAGCACTCGATAGTATTAGTTAGAGGTGGAAGGGTAAAAGATTTACCAGGAGTTAGATATCACATCGTTCGTGGTGCTTTAGACACAGCAGGTGTCGCAGGTAGAACACAACGTAGATCTAAGTATGGTGCAAAACGCCCTAAGAAGTAA
- the rpsG gene encoding 30S ribosomal protein S7, giving the protein MRKRQAKKRPLLPDPRFNDQLVTRFVNMMMWDGKKSVAFKVFYDAIDIVDSKNTDEEKTALEIWKDALSNVMPHVEVRSRRVGGATFQIPMQIRPDRKVSTAMKWLISYARKRNEKSMPQKLAAEILAAAKEEGAAVKKRVDTHKMAEANKAFSHFRF; this is encoded by the coding sequence ATGAGAAAAAGACAAGCGAAAAAGAGACCTCTTTTGCCAGACCCAAGATTTAATGATCAGTTAGTGACACGTTTCGTTAACATGATGATGTGGGATGGTAAGAAGTCTGTGGCGTTTAAAGTATTCTACGATGCAATTGATATTGTAGATTCAAAGAATACTGACGAAGAGAAAACAGCTTTAGAAATTTGGAAAGATGCACTATCTAATGTTATGCCTCACGTAGAAGTACGTAGCCGTAGAGTAGGTGGAGCGACATTCCAAATTCCAATGCAAATTCGTCCAGACCGTAAAGTGTCAACTGCAATGAAGTGGTTGATAAGTTACGCAAGAAAAAGAAATGAAAAATCTATGCCTCAAAAGTTAGCTGCTGAAATCTTAGCCGCAGCCAAAGAAGAAGGTGCAGCTGTTAAAAAGAGAGTAGATACTCACAAAATGGCAGAAGCAAACAAGGCATTCTCTCACTTTAGATTTTAA